The following are encoded together in the Euwallacea fornicatus isolate EFF26 chromosome 11, ASM4011564v1, whole genome shotgun sequence genome:
- the LOC136341852 gene encoding GTP-binding protein 10 homolog: MVQLTENLFNKVKKPLRNYLKQGFRDSLRILVSGGPGGNGLPKFGGVGGKGGDVIIEAKEAVTLETVFRANRSKKYLAEPGKSASHNFILGPPGQDRVFEVPVGISVITDYGKKLGELNSEGERLIIAKGGTGGHPKNGFLGTRGQSYPVKLDLKLLADIGLVGFPNAGKSTLLRAISDAKPKVASYAFTTVRPHLGMVTYEDHRQISIADLPGLIEGAYANKGMGHQFLKHIERTKLLLMIVDINGFQLSYQYPHRSCLETIMLLTKELEMYNPDLLCKPSILLVNKMDSDGSDKCYKEVKNTLNTFKDFISSYSEEMRPKNILQFTDVLPISAKTNDHDIKKVKNRLRAILDVMSELSAKEEVPDLYNDTRQLLTERGPSLV; encoded by the exons ATGGTCCAATTAACCGAAAATCTATTCAACAAGGTCAAAAAACCATTGCGAAATTATCTCAAACAAGGTTTCAGGGATTCTCTCCGAATACTGGTGTCAGGAGGGCCTGGAGGAAATGGTCTTCCCAA ATTCGGAGGTGTGGGCGGGAAAGGTGGGGATGTGATAATAGAAGCCAAAGAAGCAGTCACTCTTGAAACTGTCTTTCGAGCTAATAGATCTAAGAAATACCTAGCTGAGCCAGGAAAAAGTGCttctcataattttattttgggaCCGCCCGGTCAAGACCGAGTTTTTGAAGTCCCTGTAGGTATCTCTGTGATAACGGATTACGGCAAAAAATTAG GAGAGCTAAATTCTGAAGGGGAGCGCTTGATAATAGCTAAAGGGGGCACTGGAGGCCATCCCAAAAATGGTTTTCTTGGCACAAGAGGCCAATCTTATCCTGTCAAATTAGACCTCAAACTGCTTGCTGATATTGGCCTTGTAGGTTTTCCCAATGCTGGCAAAAGCACCTTGCTAAGAGCCATATCTGATGCAAAACCTAAAGTAGCCAGTTATGCTT TCACTACAGTAAGACCCCACTTAGGGATGGTAACCTATGAAGATCATCGGCAAATTTCCATAGCAGATTTGCCAGGGCTAATTGAAGGAGCTTATGCAAATAAAGGGATGGGGcatcagtttttaaaacatattgaACGGACTAAATTATTACTGATGATTGTTGATATTAATGGGTTTCAGTTAAGCTATCAATATCCTCATAGGAGCTGTTTAGAAACCATCATGTTACTCACCAAG GAATTGGAAATGTACAACCCGGACCTATTGTGCAAACCCTCTATATTGCTTGTTAACAAAATGGACAGCGATGGGTCAGACAAGTGTTATAAAGAAGTAAAAAACACACTTAACACCTTCAAAG attttatatcTTCATATAGTGAAGAGATGAGGCCTAAAAACATCCTACAATTCACGGACGTGTTGCCAATATCAGCAAAAACCAACGACCATGATATAAAAAAGGTGAAGAACCGGTTAAGGGCGATTCTGGACGTAATGAGTGAACTGAGCGCTAAAGAGGAAGTTCCTGATTTATATAATGATACCAGGCAATTGTTGACTGAGAGAGGGCCATCTTTAGTGTAA
- the verm gene encoding chitin deacetylase 1 isoform X1: protein MGSVQIDTMGGKWMCFSMALLLGAMVLAQDDQNGQADETPEELCQNRPADEYFRLTVGDDCRDVVRCDFNSDSNGVTRLASVRCPVGLAFDIDRQTCDWKTNVKNCDRLEKPRKIKPRLKTDEPICPDGKLACGDGECLAKEMFCNGKPDCKDESDENACSVDDDPNRAPDCDPTQCSLPDCYCSADGTRIPGALEPANVPQMITITFNGAVNVDNIDLYDEIFNGQRANPNGCQIRGSFFVSHKYTNYSAVQELHRKGHEIAVFSLTHKEDPNYWSSGSYDDWLAEMAGARLIIERFANVTDGSVIGVRAPYLRVGGNTQFEMMADQFFVYDSSITASLGRVPIWPYTLYFRMPHKCNGNAHNCPSRTHPVWEIVMNELDRRDDPTFDESLPGCHMVDSCSNIQTGDQFARLLRHNFNRHFNSNRAPLGLHFHASWLKSKKEFKEELIKFIEEMLARNDVYFVTNLQVIQWMQNPTELNGLRDFQEWKEKCDIKGQPYCSLPNSCALNTRELPGETLRLFTCMECPNNYPWILDPTGDGFSVRK, encoded by the exons ATGGGTAGTGTCCAGATAGACACCATGGGTGGCAAGTGGATGTGTTTTTCGATGGCGCTGCTCCTTGGGGCCATGG TGCTGGCCCAAGACGACCAGAACGGACAGGCGGACGAAACCCCAGAGGAACTCTGCCAAAACAGACCTGCAGACGAATACTTCAGGTTGACCGTCGGCGACGACTGCAGGGACGTAGTCAG GTGCGACTTTAATAGTGATAGTAACGGAGTGACTAGATTGGCATCGGTTCGATGTCCAGTAGGTTTGGCTTTCGACATCGATCGACAGACCTGCGACTGGAAAACGAACGTTAAAAATTGCGATAGATTAGAAA AGCCCCGCAAGATAAAGCCCCGTCTAAAGACTGACGAACCCATATGCCCCGATGGGAAACTCGCCTGCGGCGATGGAGAGTGCCTCGCCAAGGAGATGTTCTGCAACGGCAAGCCCGACTGCAAAGACGAGTCTGATGAGAACGCCTGCT CTGTGGACGATGACCCCAACAGGGCCCCCGACTGCGACCCCACCCAGTGCTCCTTGCCCGACTGCTACTGCTCGGCTGACGGCACTAGGATTCCCGGGGCTCTGGAGCCGGCCAACGTACCTCAAATGATCACGATCACCTTCAACGGGGCCGTCAACGTAGACAACATCGATCTGTATGATGAAATCTTCAACGGACAACGCGCCAACCCCAATGGCTGCCAAATCAGAGGCAGCTTTTTTGTGTCGCACAAGTACACCAACTACTCGGCCGTGCAAGAATTGCACAGAAAGGGGCATGAAATTGCAGTCTTCTCGCTGACTCACAAAGAGGACCCCAACTACTGGTCTTCAGGGTCCTACGACGACTGGCTGGCCGAGATGGCCGGAGCCCGATTGATTATCGAGCGATTTGCCAATGTCACCGATGGCTCAGTTATCGGGGTGCGTGCCCCTTATTTGAGAGTAGGCGGCAACACTCAATTCGAAATGATGGCCGACCAATTCTTCGTCTATGACTCCTCCATCACCGCATCTTTAGGCCGGGTCCCCATCTGGCCTTACACTCTATACTTCAGAATGCCCCATAAGTGCAATGGCAACGCCCACAACTGCCCCTCAAGGACTCACCCAGTATGGGAAATCGTCATGAATGAATTGGACAGAAGGGATGATCCCACATTTGATGAATCCCTCCCTGGTTGTCACATGGTGGATTCCTGCTCTAACATCCAGACTGGAGACCAATTCGCCAGGCTTTTGAGACACAATTTCAACCGTCACTTTAACAGCAACCGAGCACCACTGGGACTCCATTTCCATGCGTCTTGGCTCAAGAGCAAAAAGGAATTCAAGGAGGAGCTGATCAAGTTCATCGAAGAAATGCTGGCCAGGAATGATGTGTACTTTGTGACCAACCTGCAGGTCATTCAGTGGATGCAAAATCCCACAGAACTGAATGGATTAAGGGATTTCCAAGAGTGGAAAGAAAAGTGTGATATTAAGGGCCAGCCCTACTGCTCATTGCCCAACTCCTGTGCTTTGAATACTAGGGAACTACCTGGGGAAACCCTTCGTTTGTTCACTTGTATGGAGTGCCCCAATAATTACCCCTGGATCTTGGACCCAACCGGGGACGGTTTCTCAGttaggaaataa
- the verm gene encoding chitin deacetylase 1 isoform X2: MGSVQIDTMGGKWMCFSMALLLGAMVLAQDDQNGQADETPEELCQNRPADEYFRLTVGDDCRDVVRCTKSGLKQITCPSGLAFDIDKQTCDWKGKVTNCNKLEKPRKIKPRLKTDEPICPDGKLACGDGECLAKEMFCNGKPDCKDESDENACSVDDDPNRAPDCDPTQCSLPDCYCSADGTRIPGALEPANVPQMITITFNGAVNVDNIDLYDEIFNGQRANPNGCQIRGSFFVSHKYTNYSAVQELHRKGHEIAVFSLTHKEDPNYWSSGSYDDWLAEMAGARLIIERFANVTDGSVIGVRAPYLRVGGNTQFEMMADQFFVYDSSITASLGRVPIWPYTLYFRMPHKCNGNAHNCPSRTHPVWEIVMNELDRRDDPTFDESLPGCHMVDSCSNIQTGDQFARLLRHNFNRHFNSNRAPLGLHFHASWLKSKKEFKEELIKFIEEMLARNDVYFVTNLQVIQWMQNPTELNGLRDFQEWKEKCDIKGQPYCSLPNSCALNTRELPGETLRLFTCMECPNNYPWILDPTGDGFSVRK; this comes from the exons ATGGGTAGTGTCCAGATAGACACCATGGGTGGCAAGTGGATGTGTTTTTCGATGGCGCTGCTCCTTGGGGCCATGG TGCTGGCCCAAGACGACCAGAACGGACAGGCGGACGAAACCCCAGAGGAACTCTGCCAAAACAGACCTGCAGACGAATACTTCAGGTTGACCGTCGGCGACGACTGCAGGGACGTAGTCAG GTGTACAAAGAGCGGTTTAAAACAAATCACCTGCCCCAGCGGATTGGCGTTTGACATCGATAAACAAACGTGCGACTGGAAGGGCAAGGTCACGAATTGTAACAAACTGGAAA AGCCCCGCAAGATAAAGCCCCGTCTAAAGACTGACGAACCCATATGCCCCGATGGGAAACTCGCCTGCGGCGATGGAGAGTGCCTCGCCAAGGAGATGTTCTGCAACGGCAAGCCCGACTGCAAAGACGAGTCTGATGAGAACGCCTGCT CTGTGGACGATGACCCCAACAGGGCCCCCGACTGCGACCCCACCCAGTGCTCCTTGCCCGACTGCTACTGCTCGGCTGACGGCACTAGGATTCCCGGGGCTCTGGAGCCGGCCAACGTACCTCAAATGATCACGATCACCTTCAACGGGGCCGTCAACGTAGACAACATCGATCTGTATGATGAAATCTTCAACGGACAACGCGCCAACCCCAATGGCTGCCAAATCAGAGGCAGCTTTTTTGTGTCGCACAAGTACACCAACTACTCGGCCGTGCAAGAATTGCACAGAAAGGGGCATGAAATTGCAGTCTTCTCGCTGACTCACAAAGAGGACCCCAACTACTGGTCTTCAGGGTCCTACGACGACTGGCTGGCCGAGATGGCCGGAGCCCGATTGATTATCGAGCGATTTGCCAATGTCACCGATGGCTCAGTTATCGGGGTGCGTGCCCCTTATTTGAGAGTAGGCGGCAACACTCAATTCGAAATGATGGCCGACCAATTCTTCGTCTATGACTCCTCCATCACCGCATCTTTAGGCCGGGTCCCCATCTGGCCTTACACTCTATACTTCAGAATGCCCCATAAGTGCAATGGCAACGCCCACAACTGCCCCTCAAGGACTCACCCAGTATGGGAAATCGTCATGAATGAATTGGACAGAAGGGATGATCCCACATTTGATGAATCCCTCCCTGGTTGTCACATGGTGGATTCCTGCTCTAACATCCAGACTGGAGACCAATTCGCCAGGCTTTTGAGACACAATTTCAACCGTCACTTTAACAGCAACCGAGCACCACTGGGACTCCATTTCCATGCGTCTTGGCTCAAGAGCAAAAAGGAATTCAAGGAGGAGCTGATCAAGTTCATCGAAGAAATGCTGGCCAGGAATGATGTGTACTTTGTGACCAACCTGCAGGTCATTCAGTGGATGCAAAATCCCACAGAACTGAATGGATTAAGGGATTTCCAAGAGTGGAAAGAAAAGTGTGATATTAAGGGCCAGCCCTACTGCTCATTGCCCAACTCCTGTGCTTTGAATACTAGGGAACTACCTGGGGAAACCCTTCGTTTGTTCACTTGTATGGAGTGCCCCAATAATTACCCCTGGATCTTGGACCCAACCGGGGACGGTTTCTCAGttaggaaataa